From a region of the Odoribacter splanchnicus DSM 20712 genome:
- a CDS encoding OprO/OprP family phosphate-selective porin, with protein MKRLLTHLGLRFFLLFSCIFLSSFFISLSAQEFVKGGANGFEWRLIGRVFFDGGYFFNDTTDLGSSFQVNDIRLGTQIRFLEHWEAKIELGYGDSKISMKDIFLTYKFGEQAVRVGYQYEPFGNSRKLGVGYSYNHQWFNFMGGIYSDGDVQKSKSLDQGYSLAAKLIGRPLLKDKKLVHLSVAPRFSSGQETITFNAGIPTDLLTKDDNSYVEAKVDQVINQWKLDLEMILLYNKWYFQGQYFLAHLNRFQAGNYNGKGWYGQIGYMILGAKHNYNAATGMIVNPAPKSLEVLCRYNMIDLNDAGIRGGRLTDISLGMNYFINKYVAAKINYTHMMVGNSSPKGGDDFDLIQARLQFSF; from the coding sequence ATGAAAAGATTGCTCACACATTTAGGTCTTCGGTTTTTTCTGCTTTTTTCCTGTATTTTTCTTTCCTCGTTTTTTATTTCACTTTCTGCTCAGGAGTTTGTAAAAGGGGGGGCGAATGGTTTCGAATGGCGGTTGATAGGCCGTGTATTTTTTGACGGAGGGTATTTTTTTAACGATACCACCGATTTAGGTAGTAGTTTTCAGGTGAACGATATCCGTTTAGGGACCCAGATTCGTTTTCTGGAGCACTGGGAAGCTAAAATAGAATTGGGGTATGGAGACAGTAAGATCAGTATGAAGGATATTTTCCTGACTTACAAATTCGGTGAACAGGCTGTCCGGGTCGGTTATCAATATGAGCCTTTCGGAAATTCCCGGAAATTGGGGGTAGGCTACAGCTATAATCACCAATGGTTTAATTTTATGGGAGGTATATACAGCGACGGAGATGTACAGAAGTCCAAGTCGCTGGATCAGGGCTATTCCCTGGCGGCGAAACTGATCGGCCGGCCTCTGTTGAAAGATAAGAAACTTGTCCATCTTTCTGTCGCACCCCGGTTCAGTAGCGGACAGGAAACGATCACTTTCAATGCCGGTATACCGACCGATTTGTTGACGAAAGACGATAATTCGTATGTAGAGGCAAAAGTGGATCAGGTGATTAATCAATGGAAGCTCGACCTCGAAATGATTTTACTCTACAATAAATGGTATTTCCAGGGGCAATATTTTCTGGCACACCTGAATCGTTTTCAGGCCGGTAATTACAATGGCAAAGGATGGTACGGTCAGATCGGATACATGATTCTGGGAGCAAAGCATAATTATAATGCTGCTACCGGTATGATCGTCAATCCTGCTCCCAAAAGCCTTGAAGTGTTATGCCGCTATAATATGATCGACCTGAATGATGCCGGTATCCGGGGAGGGAGACTGACGGATATTTCTTTGGGAATGAATTATTTTATCAATAAATATGTAGCAGCAAAAATCAATTATACCCATATGATGGTCGGAAATAGTTCGCCCAAGGGAGGTGATGATTTCGACCTGATTCAGGCCCGGCTGCAATTTTCATTTTAG
- a CDS encoding DUF2059 domain-containing protein — protein sequence MKKILVSLAVLWCVALGVQAQDNQEYEKQVAKMLEMTHTMDAMKQIFPQMTAMLKQQLPQAPDEFWKELDASMNGMYDKMIKAVIPVYKKYLTLDDLKEIIKFYETPVGKKLSEMNPKATAEILPIAQQIGMQTMQELMQKAQEKGYLKQQ from the coding sequence ATGAAAAAGATTCTGGTAAGTTTAGCCGTATTGTGGTGTGTGGCACTCGGTGTACAGGCACAGGATAATCAGGAGTATGAGAAGCAAGTTGCCAAGATGTTGGAAATGACTCATACCATGGATGCCATGAAACAAATCTTCCCTCAGATGACAGCTATGTTAAAGCAGCAGTTGCCTCAGGCTCCCGATGAATTTTGGAAAGAGCTGGATGCTTCTATGAATGGGATGTATGACAAGATGATCAAGGCGGTGATCCCGGTGTATAAAAAATACCTTACGCTGGATGATCTGAAAGAGATCATCAAGTTTTATGAAACTCCGGTAGGAAAGAAATTGTCTGAAATGAATCCCAAAGCGACAGCCGAAATATTACCTATCGCCCAACAGATCGGGATGCAGACGATGCAGGAACTGATGCAGAAAGCACAGGAAAAAGGGTATTTGAAACAACAATAA
- a CDS encoding type IA DNA topoisomerase, whose translation MKMCIAEKPSVAKEIANILGATTRRNGYLEGNGYCVTWTFGHLCTLQEPGEYTEKWQKWNLGVLPMIPSKFRIRLIEDEGIKKQFAVIEELVSKAEMVINCGDAGQEGELIQRWVLTKAKCGVPIKRLWISSLTEEAIREGFEKLMESQDFDTLYAAGSARAIGDWLLGMNATRAYTLKYGTGKNVLSIGRVQTPTLALVVERQKAIENFKPETYWEIRTNYREGLFSCLRGRFNKKEEAEALLEKITPLELEILSIERKKAMEHPPKLFDLTLLQVECNRKFAYTAENTLKIIQSLYEKKLTTYPRVDTNFLPNDQYAKVPKILQGLKPYEALTQPILSGGKIRKSAKVFNDKKITDHHAIIPTGVFSYDMSPEEKRVYDLVARRFIAVFYPDCEIANTTVMARIGDEDFKATGKQIIDPAWRVVFGNNTDKQNEENVLPVYEKGEHGPHTPEIQEKQTQPPKYYTEADLLRAMETAGKQVEDEELRDLMKENGIGRPSTRANIIETLFKRQYIRKDKKRILATTTGIELIDTIQNDLLKSAELTGQWEKKLRMIEDGTYQVADFMEELKAMVNEIVHFVRYSSAKTITVETPEEKDGEDKKTKKEREKGKGKKENGEKIAVVLKCPKCGQGEIVKGKTAWGCTLYRKSCDFLIPMEIQGKKLTQKQVDTLIQKGQTGKISGFKDPKGNPFNGMIRLDENKNIIVDKI comes from the coding sequence ATGAAAATGTGTATTGCAGAGAAACCAAGTGTTGCCAAAGAAATCGCGAATATTCTGGGAGCTACGACCCGGCGGAACGGATATCTGGAAGGGAATGGATATTGTGTTACCTGGACATTCGGACACTTATGTACCCTGCAAGAACCGGGAGAATATACGGAGAAATGGCAAAAATGGAATTTAGGGGTATTGCCGATGATCCCCTCGAAATTCAGGATCCGTCTGATCGAAGATGAGGGAATAAAAAAACAATTTGCCGTTATCGAGGAGCTGGTCTCGAAAGCTGAAATGGTGATCAATTGCGGGGATGCCGGCCAGGAAGGAGAACTGATTCAACGCTGGGTATTGACCAAAGCCAAATGCGGGGTACCTATCAAACGCCTTTGGATTTCTTCGCTGACAGAAGAAGCCATCCGGGAAGGATTCGAAAAACTCATGGAATCGCAAGATTTCGATACTCTCTATGCGGCCGGTTCTGCACGGGCTATCGGCGACTGGCTGTTAGGGATGAATGCCACGCGGGCTTATACGTTGAAATACGGGACAGGAAAAAACGTACTCTCGATCGGACGAGTGCAGACCCCTACCCTGGCCCTGGTCGTCGAACGACAAAAAGCGATCGAGAACTTTAAACCGGAAACTTATTGGGAAATACGGACGAATTACCGGGAAGGACTTTTCTCCTGTTTGCGCGGACGGTTCAATAAAAAAGAGGAAGCCGAAGCCCTTCTGGAAAAGATCACTCCACTCGAACTGGAAATTCTCAGTATCGAGCGGAAAAAGGCCATGGAACATCCGCCGAAACTGTTCGACCTGACTCTATTGCAGGTGGAATGTAACCGGAAATTCGCCTATACAGCCGAAAATACCTTAAAAATCATACAGTCGCTTTACGAGAAAAAGCTGACCACCTATCCCCGTGTGGATACCAACTTTTTACCGAACGACCAATATGCCAAAGTCCCCAAAATACTTCAGGGCCTGAAACCTTATGAGGCTTTAACACAGCCGATCTTATCGGGAGGAAAAATACGGAAGTCAGCCAAAGTCTTCAATGACAAAAAAATTACGGATCACCATGCCATCATTCCTACCGGTGTATTCAGTTACGATATGTCTCCCGAGGAAAAGCGGGTATATGATCTGGTAGCCCGCCGTTTCATTGCCGTCTTCTATCCGGACTGCGAAATAGCCAATACAACCGTTATGGCCAGAATTGGCGACGAAGACTTCAAAGCCACCGGAAAACAAATCATCGATCCGGCGTGGCGGGTGGTATTCGGCAATAATACAGACAAACAAAACGAAGAAAACGTACTACCGGTTTACGAAAAAGGAGAACACGGCCCGCATACCCCCGAAATCCAGGAAAAACAAACTCAGCCCCCTAAATACTATACGGAAGCCGATTTATTGAGGGCCATGGAAACTGCCGGGAAACAAGTGGAAGACGAAGAACTGCGGGATCTGATGAAAGAAAACGGAATCGGACGCCCTTCTACCCGCGCAAATATCATCGAAACGTTGTTTAAACGGCAATACATCCGCAAAGACAAAAAACGGATTTTAGCAACAACGACAGGCATAGAGCTTATCGACACCATTCAGAACGACCTTCTGAAATCCGCAGAACTGACGGGACAATGGGAAAAGAAGTTGCGTATGATCGAAGACGGTACCTATCAGGTGGCCGACTTCATGGAAGAATTGAAGGCGATGGTAAACGAAATCGTCCATTTTGTACGTTATTCTTCAGCGAAAACGATCACTGTAGAAACACCGGAGGAAAAAGACGGGGAAGACAAGAAAACTAAAAAAGAAAGGGAGAAAGGAAAAGGGAAAAAGGAGAACGGAGAAAAAATTGCAGTTGTATTGAAATGCCCCAAATGCGGACAAGGAGAAATTGTGAAGGGAAAAACCGCCTGGGGATGTACCCTATACCGGAAATCCTGTGATTTTCTGATTCCGATGGAAATACAAGGCAAGAAACTCACCCAAAAACAAGTAGATACATTAATACAAAAAGGCCAAACCGGCAAAATATCCGGTTTCAAGGATCCGAAAGGCAACCCGTTTAACGGAATGATCCGCCTGGATGAAAATAAAAACATTATAGTCGACAAGATATAA
- a CDS encoding lactate utilization protein, with amino-acid sequence MNKEIIDKTIAALRHNHFEAFFAHNTAEASAIFFRDIFPGLQVETVSWGDSETMKATGVLNELQKNPELSVIDSFAPGMSRKQKIYWRRQALLTDLFLTGSNALTQKGQLVNLDMIGNRVGGITFGPKHVVLFIGINKITANLEEAMHRVRTIAAPRNAIRHEGFRTPCHKTGVCMDCNSPDRICNVWTITEKSYPAGRIKVILIGEELGL; translated from the coding sequence ATGAACAAAGAAATCATCGACAAAACTATTGCAGCTTTACGCCACAACCATTTCGAAGCATTTTTTGCCCATAATACAGCCGAAGCCAGTGCGATATTTTTCCGGGATATCTTCCCGGGACTACAGGTGGAGACTGTTTCCTGGGGCGATTCCGAAACGATGAAGGCTACGGGCGTTTTGAATGAATTGCAAAAAAATCCGGAACTCTCGGTCATCGATAGTTTCGCTCCGGGTATGAGCCGGAAACAAAAGATCTATTGGAGACGCCAGGCTCTGTTAACCGACCTGTTTCTAACGGGGAGCAACGCCCTCACACAAAAAGGTCAATTGGTCAATCTGGATATGATCGGTAACCGGGTCGGCGGTATCACTTTCGGGCCTAAACATGTGGTATTGTTCATCGGTATCAATAAAATCACCGCAAACCTGGAGGAAGCCATGCACCGGGTCAGGACCATTGCAGCCCCCCGAAATGCAATACGCCATGAAGGCTTCCGTACCCCATGCCACAAGACCGGTGTATGTATGGATTGTAATAGCCCCGACCGGATTTGTAACGTCTGGACAATTACAGAAAAGAGTTATCCGGCAGGCAGAATCAAAGTCATTTTGATCGGAGAGGAACTGGGGCTTTAA